In one Fusarium falciforme chromosome 5, complete sequence genomic region, the following are encoded:
- a CDS encoding Zn(2)-C6 fungal-type domain-containing protein produces MQSNSSCQTCKTRRIKCDGAKPICQKCIKSRRTCVEADAAKQQQFAIHIENQYAAGDKRRPRGPRSSLVPINANLDLKTRAHAYYVQNHFQVFRDMPGVVTTWAECLHEWKAEGKTSPIVDLAFSAVALSVFARFQNCRPAAAEASKSYLSLLRHMQNRIPRLSSGNASSDEIDEYLLGAHFMARYEAFVQNHGDEADLEPLKEVKQS; encoded by the exons ATGCAATCAAACTCATCATGTCAAACTTGCAAGACGCGGCGCATCAAG TGTGACGGAGCAAAGCCCATTTGTCAGAAATGCATCAAATCTCGCCGAACTTGCGTCGAGGCCGACGCtgccaagcagcagcagtttGCCATCCACATTGAGAACCAGTACGCCGCCGGAGATAAGAGGAGACCAAGAGGACCCCGGTCTAGCCTTGTTCCAATAAACGCCAATTTGGATCTCAAGACCCGTGCCCACGCGTACTATGTCCAGAATCACTTTCAAGTCTTCCGGGACATGCCCGGCGTGGTCACGACATGGGCCGAATGTCTCCACGAATGGAAGGCAGAGGGGAAGACCTCACCCATTGTTGACTTGGCCTTTTCTGCTGTGGCGCTTTCAGTCTTTGCTCGTTTTCAAAACTGTCGACCTGCTGCCGCTGAGGCGTCAAAATCATACCTCAGTCTGCTTCGACACATGCAGAACCGTATCCCACGCCTCAGCAGTGGAAATGCGAGCTCGGACGAGATCGACGAGTACCTACTGGGGGCCCACTTCATGGCCCGATACGAGGCATTTGTGCAAAACCACGGCGATGAGGCCGACTTGGAGCCTCTCAAGGAGGTCAAA CAATCATAA
- a CDS encoding Pyr-redox-2 domain-containing protein — MAKSFVILGAGLTGLPLAHYVLKHFATKHDLKVILVSRSDEFYWNIATPRAAIPGQFTDDQVFFSIPKVFSKYPSQRFEFVLGNVEAWDPNENSVALNQTNGQTRVLHYDTIIVATGSDYVDNMPWKLVGTPQETRDSLAKLRDAVDKAKSIVVGGGGPTGVEFAGELGHEYARTGKKEVALVITDKLPLESKNLEATRQAAKKELEKLKVKVITSARITNTTHKTGGGSILELTKPDGTKEMLETDLFVPTWGVTFNTSFAPSVLLEPNGRLKVTSSLRAPGYDNVFLAGDAANADSYAATIREPQVRYLATAIGQYLAGVKVQDYSPETKVGLAASVGPSRGVGQMGNFNMWSFLVWYFKARHMCTNVAAEYAAGESLILGSF; from the coding sequence ATGGCCAAGAGTTTTGTCATTCTAGGCGCCGGCCTTACTGGCCTTCCTCTGGCTCACTATGTTCTCAAACATTTTGCCACCAAACACGACCTCAAAGTCATCCTCGTCTCGCGATCCGACGAGTTCTATTGGAACATAGCAACTCCACGGGCTGCTATACCCGGCCAGTTCACAGATGATCAAGTCTTTTTCTCAATCCCCAAGGTCTTTTCGAAGTATCCTTCTCAGAGATTTGAGTTTGTTCTTGGGAATGTTGAGGCCTGGGACCCTAACGAGAACTCGGTCGCCCTGAACCAGACTAATGGGCAAACACGGGTGCTTCACTACGATACTATTATTGTAGCCACTGGCAGCGACTACGTCGATAACATGCCTTGGAAGCTAGTCGGAACACCCCAGGAAACCCGTGACTCCCTTGCCAAATTACGGGATGCAGTGGACAAGGCCAAATCAATCGTCGTGGGTGGCGGAGGTCCGACGGGCGTTGAATTTGCTGGTGAACTTGGCCATGAGTATGCAAGGACAGGCAAGAAGGAGGTGGCACTAGTCATCACCGATAAACTCCCCCTCGAGTCCAAAAACCTTGAGGCGACACGACAggcagccaagaaggagctcgaaaagctcaaggtcaaggtcattACCAGTGCCAGGATCACAAACACCACCCACAAGACCGGAGGAGGAAGTATTTTGGAACTAACAAAGCCTGACGGTACCAAGGAGATGCTCGAAACGGACTTGTTCGTGCCTACTTGGGGCGTCACCTTCAACACCTCATTTGCACCTTCTGTCCTACTCGAACCAAACGGCCGCCTCAAAGTGACATCTTCTCTCCGCGCTCCAGGCTACGACAACGTCTTTCTCGCTGGCGATGCCGCCAATGCCGACTCGTACGCTGCCACGATCAGGGAACCTCAGGTGCGCTATCTTGCCACTGCGATCGGTCAGTACCTTGCTGGAGTCAAGGTGCAAGACTACTCTCCAGAAACAAAGGTTGGTCTGGCTGCTTCGGTTGGGCCCAGTCGTGGAGTTGGCCAGATGGGAAACTTTAACATGTGGAGTTTTCTTGTGTGGTATTTCAAGGCTCGGCATATGTGCACGAATGTTGCTGCCGAGTATGCGGCGGGCGAGAGTCTCATCTTGGGGTCGTTTTGA